The following are encoded in a window of Natranaeroarchaeum aerophilus genomic DNA:
- a CDS encoding HAD family hydrolase: MSGYQAVFFDMDGVTVATANAWRELEAEQILPAAGEGIDIETIRALSPEDSYDRLASMDEVSLRVDRDEFVALYDEYAEEVYLERATLLDGYEALLTDLRAAGVALGLVSASCRDWVELVLDRFELGNAYDVVVSSTDIDGPSKPNPTPYLTAADQVGVDPERCIVVEDSAHGIAAATAAGACTIALRGAGNRETDLSPADELVEDAAELRTRVFDLLSAGGSNRADRHPREK, translated from the coding sequence ATGAGCGGGTATCAGGCAGTCTTCTTCGACATGGACGGTGTCACGGTTGCGACTGCGAACGCGTGGCGGGAGCTCGAAGCCGAGCAGATCCTGCCTGCCGCCGGTGAGGGAATCGACATCGAGACGATCCGGGCGCTCAGTCCCGAGGATTCCTACGACCGACTCGCATCGATGGACGAGGTCTCGTTACGGGTCGACCGCGACGAGTTCGTTGCCCTGTACGACGAGTACGCCGAGGAGGTCTATCTGGAACGTGCGACGCTTCTGGACGGCTACGAGGCGTTGCTCACGGACCTGCGCGCCGCGGGAGTGGCTCTCGGCCTCGTCTCTGCGTCCTGCCGGGACTGGGTGGAGCTGGTGCTGGACCGGTTCGAGCTCGGTAACGCATACGACGTGGTCGTTTCCTCGACCGATATCGACGGACCGTCGAAGCCGAACCCGACGCCGTATCTGACCGCAGCCGACCAGGTCGGCGTCGATCCGGAGCGGTGTATCGTCGTCGAGGATTCCGCCCACGGGATCGCGGCCGCGACAGCCGCCGGTGCCTGCACGATCGCACTTCGCGGCGCGGGCAACCGGGAGACGGATCTCTCGCCCGCCGACGAACTCGTCGAGGACGCGGCGGAACTGAGAACGCGGGTGTTCGACTTGCTGTCGGCCGGGGGATCCAACAGGGCTGATCGTCACCCGCGCGAAAAGTAA
- a CDS encoding PH domain-containing protein, whose protein sequence is MPPQSLNPKVRIVWIVQSLISATIFGAIAGAIEFAVLDVGIWVGPAVFGVFALLGVVHAILRYRVWEYEVRKDALYLERGVITRVRTVVPYVRIQHVDASRGPVERLVGLASAVVYTAGSRGADVTIPGLTADDADDLQHRLKQMAILAEGDDAV, encoded by the coding sequence ATCCCGCCACAGTCGCTGAACCCGAAAGTGCGGATCGTCTGGATCGTCCAGTCGCTGATATCGGCGACCATCTTCGGCGCTATCGCGGGAGCGATCGAGTTCGCAGTCCTCGATGTCGGGATCTGGGTTGGTCCTGCCGTCTTCGGCGTGTTCGCCCTGCTCGGCGTCGTCCACGCCATCCTGCGATACCGCGTCTGGGAGTACGAGGTCCGCAAGGACGCGCTCTACCTCGAACGCGGCGTCATCACGCGTGTGCGAACGGTCGTTCCGTACGTCCGGATCCAGCACGTCGACGCCAGTCGTGGACCGGTCGAACGGCTCGTCGGCCTCGCCTCTGCAGTCGTCTACACCGCCGGGTCCCGCGGTGCTGACGTGACGATCCCCGGCCTCACCGCCGACGATGCCGACGACCTCCAGCACCGGCTCAAGCAGATGGCGATCCTCGCCGAGGGCGACGACGCTGTATGA
- a CDS encoding AbrB/MazE/SpoVT family DNA-binding domain-containing protein, producing MGRSKERTVGERGQVTLPKELREKLGIDGGDEVLVHEEGGKITIEKPMSREEIAEGYRQYAADAEALEAEMAGVSRESNDHLGDSPEW from the coding sequence ATGGGCCGAAGCAAGGAACGTACGGTCGGTGAACGCGGACAGGTCACTCTACCGAAAGAACTGCGAGAGAAACTGGGTATCGACGGAGGTGACGAGGTACTCGTCCACGAAGAGGGCGGGAAGATCACGATCGAGAAACCCATGAGCCGCGAGGAAATAGCTGAGGGCTATCGACAGTATGCGGCAGACGCAGAAGCTCTCGAAGCCGAGATGGCTGGCGTGTCTCGCGAATCCAACGACCATCTTGGCGATTCTCCGGAGTGGTAA
- a CDS encoding 2-hydroxyacid dehydrogenase, which yields MPDDLVDRGKNAAFVSADSDRVGTVGKYLFGAEYIGVGLPTYRMKALVTSNFSSEGIDRLTALGFDAEFDPIEDRDSRHSVETLQEKLQGVSVFVSGFDGVPAELMDAADDLKLIACPRGGPDASVDISAATERGIPVLYAPGRNAETVADHTMGLLLAATRNIALADRRLRAGQYTGEPREDASAGGEREDVTWGIGADSPYTTLRGPELHGRTIGLVGFSRIGRRVAKRASAGFGMDVIAYDPFVDHVEMEPFDVEKVDDLETLCSRSDVVSLHAAIAPSSRGMIGPDEFAAMPEHAYFVNTARAALVEEGALLSALEADQIRAAALDVYHEEPIADDHPLLERDDVVLTPHIGSASQGVIDRHTELTVADIEALAADERPMHVVNPETLEGFSLDL from the coding sequence ATGCCCGATGATTTGGTGGACAGGGGGAAAAACGCCGCGTTCGTCAGCGCTGACTCCGACAGGGTGGGGACCGTCGGAAAATATTTATTCGGTGCCGAGTACATCGGAGTAGGGTTGCCAACGTACCGCATGAAAGCGCTTGTCACGTCTAACTTCTCGTCTGAGGGTATCGACCGATTAACTGCGCTCGGCTTCGATGCCGAGTTCGATCCGATTGAGGATCGGGACTCGCGGCACTCAGTCGAGACGCTACAGGAGAAACTACAGGGAGTGTCAGTGTTCGTCTCGGGGTTCGATGGCGTCCCGGCCGAGCTGATGGACGCCGCCGACGATCTCAAGTTGATCGCCTGTCCGCGCGGTGGTCCCGATGCGAGCGTCGATATCAGTGCGGCGACGGAGCGGGGTATTCCGGTTCTGTACGCACCGGGCCGGAACGCCGAGACGGTCGCTGATCACACGATGGGGCTGTTGCTCGCCGCGACGCGCAACATCGCACTCGCGGATCGACGCCTCCGTGCAGGACAGTATACGGGCGAGCCACGCGAGGACGCCTCCGCTGGCGGCGAGCGCGAGGACGTCACCTGGGGGATCGGCGCTGACTCGCCGTACACCACGCTACGGGGGCCGGAGCTACACGGCCGAACGATCGGGCTCGTCGGCTTCAGTCGGATCGGCCGACGTGTCGCCAAACGGGCGAGCGCCGGCTTCGGAATGGACGTCATCGCGTACGATCCGTTCGTCGACCACGTCGAGATGGAGCCGTTCGACGTGGAGAAAGTTGACGACCTCGAAACACTGTGTTCGCGCAGTGACGTCGTCAGCCTGCACGCCGCGATCGCGCCGAGTTCCCGGGGAATGATCGGACCCGACGAGTTCGCGGCGATGCCCGAGCACGCGTACTTCGTCAACACGGCTCGCGCGGCGCTCGTCGAGGAGGGAGCCCTGCTCTCGGCGCTGGAAGCCGACCAGATCCGTGCGGCTGCGCTCGACGTCTACCACGAGGAGCCGATCGCCGACGACCATCCGTTACTGGAACGAGACGACGTCGTCCTGACGCCACATATCGGTTCGGCCTCCCAGGGCGTCATCGATCGTCACACCGAGCTGACGGTCGCCGATATCGAGGCACTGGCCGCGGACGAGCGTCCGATGCACGTCGTCAACCCGGAGACACTGGAGGGGTTCTCGCTGGATCTATGA
- a CDS encoding inositol monophosphatase family protein, producing MGNEAGERAGIAERAASAGADRALALFRGELDVETKANPSDVVTEADRDAQRAVFDAIHSGYPDDPIVGEEDDALKEVPEEGPAWIVDPIDGTANYVRGNPIWCTSVAAVVDREAVAGATILPALGESYVADDSTARLNGEPISVSERSDPAAAQVATTLWWGFMEGENHVETIGRLGRRFGDIRRFGSAQATLAMVASGTVDAAASPITPNSWDSVAGVQLIRNAGGVVTDIHGDRWEVGSEGLVASNGHLHDALLDAMQ from the coding sequence ATGGGAAACGAGGCAGGCGAACGAGCCGGGATCGCCGAACGCGCGGCCAGCGCAGGGGCCGATCGTGCCCTCGCGCTGTTCCGCGGGGAGCTTGACGTCGAGACGAAGGCGAACCCGTCGGATGTCGTCACGGAGGCCGATCGGGACGCCCAGCGGGCCGTCTTCGACGCGATCCACAGTGGGTATCCCGACGATCCAATCGTTGGGGAGGAAGATGATGCACTGAAAGAGGTGCCAGAAGAGGGCCCAGCCTGGATCGTCGATCCGATTGACGGGACGGCCAACTACGTGCGCGGGAACCCGATCTGGTGTACGAGCGTCGCGGCGGTCGTGGATCGAGAGGCCGTCGCGGGCGCGACGATTCTGCCAGCGCTCGGGGAATCCTACGTCGCCGACGACTCGACGGCACGGCTGAACGGCGAGCCGATCTCGGTGAGCGAGCGGAGCGATCCGGCCGCCGCACAGGTCGCGACGACGCTCTGGTGGGGGTTCATGGAGGGCGAGAATCATGTCGAGACGATCGGCCGGCTTGGCCGCCGGTTCGGCGATATCCGACGGTTTGGGTCTGCACAGGCAACGCTTGCGATGGTCGCGAGCGGAACGGTCGACGCCGCTGCGTCGCCGATCACGCCGAACTCGTGGGATTCGGTTGCGGGCGTACAGTTGATCAGGAACGCAGGTGGAGTCGTGACAGACATCCACGGCGATCGATGGGAGGTCGGAAGCGAGGGACTGGTCGCCTCGAACGGACACCTCCACGACGCTCTGTTAGACGCGATGCAATAG
- a CDS encoding type II toxin-antitoxin system PemK/MazF family toxin, whose product MDVRRGDIVIVELDPTEGSEQRGTRPCLVVQNDVGNENAPTTIVVPFTTSRGDKLYPFEVLVTAAESPLREDSVALCSQIRTVSIEHRITESIGSVPDSRMEDVDSALEYSLGLTER is encoded by the coding sequence ATGGACGTTCGCCGTGGAGATATCGTCATCGTCGAACTTGATCCGACAGAGGGGTCAGAACAGCGAGGCACGCGACCCTGTCTGGTCGTGCAAAACGATGTCGGAAACGAGAACGCCCCGACGACGATCGTCGTCCCCTTCACGACGTCGCGAGGGGACAAACTGTATCCGTTCGAGGTGCTCGTCACCGCTGCGGAGTCCCCCCTTCGAGAGGATTCAGTCGCGCTCTGTAGTCAGATTCGCACGGTTTCGATCGAGCATCGAATCACGGAGTCGATTGGCTCTGTTCCGGATTCCCGGATGGAAGACGTCGATTCGGCACTCGAATACAGTCTCGGTTTGACGGAACGCTAG
- a CDS encoding GIY-YIG nuclease family protein, translated as MTGGTYTLLIELPGSIELEIGALGMHNLPEGWYAYTGSAFGAGGFSRIDRHRRVASGEHDVRHWHIDYLLGHPATTLADVRRQPEADVECAVADALPDSPVAGFGSSDCDCPAHLAYDADEASLRSAIQAAYPDEKPMG; from the coding sequence ATGACTGGCGGCACCTACACCCTGCTGATCGAACTCCCGGGATCGATCGAACTGGAGATCGGCGCGCTCGGTATGCACAACCTCCCGGAAGGCTGGTACGCCTACACCGGCAGCGCCTTTGGCGCGGGTGGCTTTTCGCGAATCGACCGCCATCGCCGCGTCGCATCGGGCGAGCACGACGTCCGACACTGGCATATCGACTACCTGCTGGGGCATCCGGCGACGACGCTCGCGGACGTCAGGCGCCAGCCCGAGGCAGACGTCGAATGTGCGGTCGCCGACGCACTGCCCGACTCACCGGTGGCTGGCTTCGGCTCGTCGGACTGTGACTGTCCGGCGCATCTGGCGTACGACGCCGACGAAGCGTCGCTCCGGTCGGCGATTCAGGCGGCATACCCCGACGAAAAACCGATGGGTTAA
- a CDS encoding chorismate mutase, with protein MADNDTISGRADEMSLDELREEIQDIDHEIVELIARRTYVADTIAQVKEQEGLPTTDESQEEAVMARASENADMFDVDRNLVKAIFRLLIELNKAEQRESR; from the coding sequence ATGGCTGACAACGACACAATCAGCGGGCGCGCGGACGAGATGAGCCTCGACGAGCTCCGCGAGGAGATTCAGGATATCGACCACGAGATAGTCGAGTTGATCGCACGGCGCACGTACGTTGCCGACACGATCGCACAGGTAAAAGAACAGGAGGGCCTGCCGACGACCGACGAGTCACAGGAGGAGGCGGTGATGGCTCGTGCGAGCGAGAACGCCGATATGTTCGACGTCGACCGGAACCTCGTCAAAGCGATCTTTCGGCTGCTGATCGAGTTGAACAAGGCCGAGCAGCGGGAGTCTCGCTAG
- a CDS encoding DUF7508 domain-containing protein, with protein sequence MPLRTQWRDLDRAAARAAPNRYGVVEYGTSDGDVLAVETGMLKDELKSAVGYRDAAAVRWKETQTKAQAEELAAEHRARLDD encoded by the coding sequence ATGCCGCTTCGCACACAGTGGCGCGATCTCGACCGCGCCGCCGCGCGAGCCGCGCCGAACCGGTACGGCGTCGTGGAGTACGGCACGAGCGATGGCGACGTCCTTGCCGTCGAGACCGGGATGCTCAAAGACGAACTCAAAAGCGCAGTGGGTTACCGCGATGCGGCTGCCGTCCGGTGGAAAGAGACCCAGACGAAAGCGCAGGCCGAGGAGCTGGCTGCCGAACACCGTGCCCGGCTTGACGACTGA
- a CDS encoding shikimate kinase: MNGTAEAPAAGTILNALASGKGSAFAIDAYTTATVSLDTDADTVTGEIESAPDADTRLIERCVELATERYGDGEGGTVTTESEVPMASGLKSSSAAANATVLATLDALGKTETVERETACLLGVEAARDVGVTITGAFDDASASMLGGVTVTDNTEDELLAHETVDWDVLVYTPPEQAFSADADVERCHRIAPVAELVAELAVDGRYGLAMTVNGFAFSAALEFPTAPAIEALPEAYGVSLSGTGPSVVAIGDRKALEGVQEKWNKRRGTTWLTTTQSAGARTR; the protein is encoded by the coding sequence ATGAACGGTACTGCCGAAGCCCCCGCTGCCGGAACGATTCTCAACGCGCTCGCCAGCGGGAAGGGATCGGCCTTTGCGATCGACGCATATACGACTGCAACCGTCTCGCTGGATACCGATGCCGACACCGTGACGGGCGAAATCGAGAGTGCACCGGACGCAGACACCCGGCTCATCGAGCGGTGTGTCGAGCTTGCGACCGAACGCTACGGTGACGGCGAGGGGGGCACTGTCACGACCGAAAGCGAGGTGCCGATGGCCTCGGGACTCAAGAGTTCGAGCGCGGCGGCGAACGCGACCGTCCTCGCCACGCTCGACGCGCTGGGTAAGACCGAGACGGTCGAGCGCGAGACCGCCTGTCTGCTCGGCGTCGAGGCGGCACGTGACGTCGGCGTCACGATCACCGGCGCGTTCGACGACGCCTCCGCGTCGATGCTCGGCGGGGTCACCGTCACCGACAACACCGAGGACGAACTGCTCGCCCACGAGACCGTCGACTGGGACGTACTGGTCTATACGCCGCCCGAGCAGGCCTTTAGCGCCGACGCCGACGTCGAGCGCTGTCACCGGATCGCCCCGGTCGCCGAACTGGTCGCAGAACTCGCCGTCGACGGCCGGTACGGGCTGGCGATGACCGTCAACGGCTTTGCCTTCAGCGCGGCGCTGGAGTTCCCGACTGCGCCCGCCATCGAGGCCCTGCCAGAGGCCTACGGCGTCTCGCTGTCGGGAACCGGCCCGAGCGTCGTTGCCATCGGCGACCGAAAAGCACTCGAAGGGGTACAAGAGAAGTGGAACAAGAGACGTGGGACCACATGGCTGACAACGACACAATCAGCGGGCGCGCGGACGAGATGA
- a CDS encoding GNAT family N-acetyltransferase, with amino-acid sequence MTGKPAIWLRKPFWGRGYSGERAAAMIELAFDRLGLDLVAVPVQDGNERSRAAVERYVDELGGQYDGVVRNATRRPDGEIIDHHRYTVTAEQYDS; translated from the coding sequence GTGACCGGGAAACCGGCGATCTGGCTGCGAAAACCGTTCTGGGGGCGTGGGTACTCCGGCGAGCGTGCCGCGGCGATGATCGAGTTGGCGTTCGACCGGCTCGGTCTCGATCTGGTGGCCGTCCCGGTCCAGGACGGAAACGAGCGCTCCCGGGCCGCCGTCGAGCGGTACGTCGACGAACTCGGCGGGCAGTACGACGGCGTCGTCCGCAACGCGACGCGGCGGCCCGATGGCGAGATCATCGACCACCATCGGTACACGGTCACGGCCGAGCAGTACGACAGCTAG
- a CDS encoding DUF63 family protein, which yields MEELYERIDEPFRAWLAALVGIVGILVVGALAFPRQVYDGFLWRYFWGPVAADGQGATCAVREGGETTLLTSTTECAQATGYVAEPGYTTVSTISYALILIFMLVGVVLLLRRLELGYDPAFFFALFPFVLFGGALRTVEDVGITLGPEAAATVPYPWSAALISPFIYFTVFFLTLAALLVSIGLSERGVVDRFQPPLAVAGSVLLTITIVYLGWVIQVSDAITFNLWVPVITLGGATILTAGAWWATERFAPAVNAGTGLMGALVIWGHNVDGVANVLSLDWNHVFGLPNYGPKHVVNGFIYNNTGTVQPQFVTDAIGTAWPFIFLKLGAAVFVVWIFDDRIFEESPAYAMLLLITVLAVGLGPGTRDFLRATLGI from the coding sequence ATGGAAGAGCTGTACGAACGGATCGACGAGCCGTTTCGAGCGTGGCTCGCCGCGCTGGTCGGCATCGTCGGTATCCTCGTTGTCGGGGCACTCGCGTTCCCGCGGCAGGTCTACGACGGGTTTCTCTGGCGGTACTTCTGGGGCCCCGTGGCGGCCGACGGACAGGGTGCGACGTGTGCCGTCCGTGAGGGCGGTGAGACGACACTGTTGACGAGCACCACCGAGTGTGCTCAGGCGACAGGCTACGTCGCCGAACCGGGTTATACGACGGTCTCGACCATCAGCTACGCGCTGATCCTCATCTTCATGCTTGTCGGTGTCGTACTCCTGCTTCGCCGTCTGGAACTCGGCTACGATCCGGCGTTTTTCTTCGCGCTGTTCCCCTTCGTCCTCTTCGGTGGGGCACTAAGAACTGTCGAGGACGTCGGGATCACGCTTGGGCCGGAGGCCGCCGCGACCGTGCCGTATCCCTGGAGCGCCGCGCTGATCAGCCCCTTTATCTACTTCACCGTCTTCTTCTTGACCCTTGCAGCGCTGCTGGTGAGTATCGGACTCTCGGAACGTGGGGTCGTCGATCGGTTCCAGCCACCGCTTGCAGTCGCGGGATCCGTCCTGCTCACGATCACGATCGTCTATCTCGGCTGGGTGATTCAGGTATCCGACGCGATTACGTTCAACCTCTGGGTGCCAGTCATCACGCTCGGGGGGGCGACGATCCTTACCGCTGGCGCGTGGTGGGCAACCGAGCGCTTCGCCCCTGCTGTCAACGCCGGGACCGGGCTCATGGGCGCGCTGGTCATCTGGGGCCACAACGTCGACGGCGTCGCGAACGTTCTCAGCCTCGACTGGAACCACGTGTTCGGCCTGCCGAACTACGGCCCGAAACACGTCGTCAACGGGTTCATCTACAACAATACCGGCACGGTCCAGCCCCAGTTCGTGACCGATGCGATCGGGACTGCGTGGCCCTTCATTTTCCTCAAACTGGGTGCGGCAGTCTTCGTCGTCTGGATCTTCGACGACCGGATCTTCGAGGAAAGTCCAGCGTACGCGATGTTGCTGTTGATCACCGTCCTTGCAGTCGGTCTCGGCCCGGGTACTCGTGACTTCCTGCGAGCGACGCTGGGGATATAG
- a CDS encoding PH domain-containing protein, whose amino-acid sequence MTTKLHPLSIPYRSVQTALGLLWIVFLIGFSGTAVIGGTTGALVFGAAILTGLVGAVVWEILYYQRFEYELTDDTFDVVSGVVSRRNREIPYRRIQNVGISRNVIQRLAGIAEVSFETAGGSGAEAQLRYVSYEEAQRLQDELSERKRRRVTTDQNGEQRETDEELPREPETERLFEITDWELAVLGVVSIDLRLIPLLTLAIPFLSPALADPALWAGPLYVVAPLAAIVLYLLTSIASGIISVTNYYGFLLVRTGDELRFERGLLQRYSGTIPLSKVQTLTISENVLERAVGYASLLIETAGYSPGESGGSQSAVPIAKRGRVLDLAQSIEPYGDVEFERPPKRARERYFFRYLGVLAVLTGIVYLADQYFVPGLEWYWMLLGVIAVPIGAHLKWKHLGYALVDDHVVTRAGFWNRTTTVVPYHRVQTVLDSQTIFQRRRKLATLTVDTAGSSSLIGQDARAIDIDRERADELREDVADRLQHSLAGRTAPEDKLFDPAATGSEMGEDSPSVSPGE is encoded by the coding sequence ATGACGACAAAACTGCATCCGCTCTCGATTCCCTACCGGAGCGTCCAGACGGCGCTCGGCCTGCTCTGGATCGTCTTCCTGATCGGGTTTTCGGGCACCGCCGTCATTGGTGGAACGACAGGCGCACTGGTGTTCGGAGCGGCGATCCTCACTGGACTCGTCGGCGCTGTCGTCTGGGAGATCCTCTACTACCAGCGGTTCGAGTACGAGCTAACCGACGACACGTTCGATGTGGTTTCCGGCGTCGTTTCGCGGCGAAACCGTGAGATCCCCTACCGCCGGATACAGAACGTCGGGATCAGTCGAAACGTGATCCAGCGCCTCGCCGGGATCGCCGAAGTCTCCTTCGAGACTGCTGGCGGCAGTGGTGCTGAAGCACAACTGCGCTACGTCAGCTACGAGGAGGCACAGCGACTACAGGACGAGCTCAGTGAGCGCAAGCGCCGGCGAGTGACAACCGACCAGAACGGCGAGCAACGTGAGACTGATGAAGAACTCCCTCGCGAGCCCGAGACCGAGCGGCTGTTCGAGATCACCGACTGGGAACTGGCGGTTCTGGGTGTGGTCTCGATCGACCTGCGGCTCATTCCGCTGTTGACCCTTGCCATTCCCTTCCTGTCGCCCGCGCTGGCGGATCCGGCACTGTGGGCCGGGCCGCTGTACGTCGTCGCGCCGCTTGCGGCGATCGTGCTTTACCTCCTGACATCGATCGCCAGCGGCATTATCTCGGTGACGAACTACTACGGGTTCTTGCTCGTGCGGACCGGCGACGAACTCCGGTTCGAGCGAGGACTACTCCAGCGCTACAGCGGCACGATTCCGCTGTCGAAGGTCCAGACGTTGACGATCAGCGAGAACGTCCTCGAACGGGCCGTCGGCTACGCCTCCTTGCTCATCGAGACGGCGGGCTACTCGCCCGGCGAGTCCGGCGGCTCCCAGTCCGCAGTGCCGATCGCCAAACGCGGACGGGTACTCGATCTCGCCCAATCGATAGAGCCGTACGGCGACGTCGAGTTCGAGCGCCCGCCCAAGCGCGCCCGGGAACGGTACTTCTTCCGCTATCTGGGCGTGCTGGCCGTCCTGACGGGGATCGTCTATCTCGCCGACCAATATTTCGTGCCGGGACTGGAGTGGTACTGGATGCTGCTCGGCGTGATTGCGGTGCCGATCGGTGCGCATCTCAAGTGGAAACACCTCGGCTACGCGCTCGTCGACGACCACGTCGTCACGCGGGCGGGCTTCTGGAACCGGACCACGACGGTGGTTCCGTACCATCGCGTCCAGACTGTGCTGGACAGTCAGACGATCTTTCAGCGTCGCCGAAAGCTCGCGACGTTGACGGTTGATACCGCTGGCTCAAGTAGTCTGATCGGCCAGGACGCCAGAGCGATCGATATCGATCGTGAGCGCGCAGACGAGCTACGTGAGGACGTGGCAGACCGCCTGCAGCACTCACTCGCAGGCCGGACCGCGCCCGAGGACAAACTGTTCGACCCCGCGGCGACGGGGTCAGAGATGGGCGAGGACTCGCCCTCGGTATCGCCGGGTGAGTGA
- a CDS encoding DUF5796 family protein: MSARNDVAPSTLGVTLEESGITVEYLDGREVFYHGPPQKALETVRTAPGKLVQVLVTNPTETEGVMMYVNDRNTHDSILETTGVGRVFVEPGEETQLFPGVHARAEGHSVIVEADPEVARGRVFVFAEDELSEQAYEIVDESDEE, encoded by the coding sequence ATGAGCGCACGCAACGACGTCGCACCGTCGACCCTCGGCGTCACCCTCGAAGAGTCAGGGATCACGGTCGAGTATCTCGACGGGCGAGAGGTCTTCTATCACGGGCCGCCACAGAAGGCATTGGAGACCGTCCGAACCGCCCCCGGAAAGCTCGTGCAGGTACTCGTCACCAACCCCACGGAGACGGAGGGCGTGATGATGTACGTCAACGACCGGAACACCCACGACTCGATCCTCGAAACGACCGGCGTCGGCCGGGTGTTCGTCGAGCCCGGTGAGGAGACACAGCTGTTCCCCGGCGTCCACGCCCGGGCAGAAGGTCACTCGGTCATCGTCGAGGCCGACCCCGAAGTCGCGCGAGGACGCGTGTTCGTCTTCGCCGAGGACGAGTTGAGCGAGCAGGCCTACGAAATCGTCGACGAGAGCGATGAGGAGTAA